The DNA segment TGAATTCATTTAAAATGATTTATTACCTTTATGAATTTGTTTTCAGTGATTGGTTGGATTTTGaagttgtttaaagtgatatacatttcaatttgtcaaaaaaaaaaaaaaaactctcttGCTCTGCAACATGGACTTAGGGAGCTAGTAGTTACatttttaagcaagtttaggaatCTAATGAAAAACTTTGTAAATTCAAAGagccaatcaaatttttttaaccaaGTTTAAGAGACatctgatgtattaagccaatccTAATTAATAGAGTAACTTAATACTTGATACATATGTGGCCCATGTACTTGGCCCAAAACTTCAACTGTCCagtgaactttcaaaagttccaaATGCCTCCATATTCTTGTCCAACTGCATTCAATGATTCATACTGTCCAATTGCCTTCAATAACAACTTATTCTTTTTCCAATTGTATTCAATTACCCTCTTATTCTTGTCCAATTGAATTCAATAACCCAACACTTTATTGCACTGTGAATTTTCAAAGGTTTATAATTATATCATTTCTTTACAACACATGACGAGCACTTTGACACGTGACAGCGCGTTTCTTCCATTTTCTGCATCCAATAAGTTCTATTGAGAATATGAGGTTATAaaatgcaattggacaagaatATAGAGTCATTTGAAACTAAATTTCATTCAAGGAGATAGTTGAAGTTTCGAGCCAAGTATAGAGGGCAACATATTTATTAgtccaatcaataaataactagAAACTTAACCATCCCATAACTCTTAAATCCATAACTCTAGGCAACTCTTCATAATTAACACATTAAGGTACAAGTTTACTTAAggtaaattaaaaaaacccTATAGTTATACAAATTGACAAACACGTGCATGTGGTTGTTTTTGCGACGTGCATACGTTTAATAATTCGTGTAACTacaaaggttttttttttgaatttaaccTTTAATAAATTCTAACACcaatattaatttcttttttatataatttgataTCACCATGAAATATGGATTACAGTTTACCTTTGCAGCCACCTTCAAGATTGGAAATTCATGTAATCAACAACATGCCTCAAACTAGTTCTGCACAAGAACACTCAGCAAGGTTGATCCAAGATGAGCAAAAGAATGCATTAAAAAGGCTAAGAAAAGAGATATACAATCCAATTCCAAAGAGAATCTCAAGTAGATTGTGTTTGTACTATAGAGACCAAGCTGCAAAGATTGTGAATGACATGGAAAAAgggaaagaagaaggaaaaagatGCGCAGTTTGCTTGGAAGATTTTGAAGCAAAAGAGATGGTTATGGTAACACCATGTAACCATATGTTTCATGaagaatgtattgtgccttggaTAAAAAGTCATGGTCAATGCCCAGTTTGCCGGTTTTCCATCTGGGAGCCATCTGCTGGGAGATCATCAACTACTACTAATGATAACAATATTGGAGAAGACTTGATCTCAATCTTAAGAGCTATGGGTGCTATataatgatttttatgtttttaaggtTGTTCTTAAATGTCCTATCATCAATTATACATAGATTCAAAATTTAGTATATAGTTGCATACATAGTTCAATTTGAAAGAATTAACTTGGGGTAGATTATACCATATTCCCTCAATTTTATCGTGTTTATTCTTCAAGGTCTACATTTCAATGTTACTTTCGAAGGGCAGTAAGCTACACATCACTTTTTAGGGAACTCTTGGTTTCTAAAAGATAGAGTCTCCATCCGGTTCCAACCAATtggaaaaaatcgaaaaaagtTGGTCCCGAAAGACAATCCTACCTTCCAAGGTTATAGGTTCACGGACAATTACTTACTTTCAATTGTTAAATGCATTTAAACTTCAGTGTATGTTTTTTCCTATATTTTTATGGTGATTTACAGTTGTATACATCTATATGTCCATAGTGTACATCATACTTGTAAAATTATCtaagatattaaaaaaaaaggtttgattgaaaataataaaaaaggttTATAGAAACAAAACTTTTATTAAAGCATGGTTTTTTTAAGGAAACAAATTTCAGGGACTGAAATTGTAACTTTTATTGACagagatgatttttttttctttcaaaagaaaaagataaaagttttggattaaaaataatatttagatCCCGTAGAGGGCCTAAAACTGatgaaaactattaattttttattttatgaatttcatttagaaattatatacatttatatgaaacaaaaaatttaaaacatgtttTGGGGTGCAACGCGAGgacttaccaaaaaaaatttaaaac comes from the Euphorbia lathyris chromosome 5, ddEupLath1.1, whole genome shotgun sequence genome and includes:
- the LOC136228773 gene encoding uncharacterized protein, yielding MNNNTQNFRNPNGDSSRTGRPEYTFNNNYGRSYPSLPTFPRFSPPHPTLERSRGAYDPYWRSTDEIFTPRPLGIMGLPLQPPSRLEIHVINNMPQTSSAQEHSARLIQDEQKNALKRLRKEIYNPIPKRISSRLCLYYRDQAAKIVNDMEKGKEEGKRCAVCLEDFEAKEMVMVTPCNHMFHEECIVPWIKSHGQCPVCRFSIWEPSAGRSSTTTNDNNIGEDLISILRAMGAI